Genomic segment of Acidobacteriota bacterium:
ACGCTCGACGACGGCCCGCGCATCTCCGGCTATCGGCCGTGTGCGGACGTCACCATGGAAACGGTGGCGCAGTTTGCCGGGCCAATGTCCATCGGCGTGGTGCTCACCGGCATGGGCAACGACGCTGCGCGCGGCGTGCAGACCATCAAGGACCTCGGCGGACACGTCATCGCGCAAGACGAAGCCACCTCCGTCATCTTCGGCATGCCGGCAGAAGCCATCAAGACCGGCGCAGTCGATCAGGTCGTGGGCATCGACAACATCTTCGCCGCGCTCGAGAAGCGCGTGCTCTACCTCTTCGGCGCGGCCCGGGTCGGTGCGTTGTGAAGCGCGTCGAGAAGAAGCCGGCCGGGAAGCGTGAGGCCGTCATCCTGTTCGCGGTCGGTGGCTACACCCTCGCCATCGCCGCACATGCGGTGGAAGAGATCCGCAATACCGGCGGATTGAAGCCGCTGCCCGCGGGCACGGCCACCGCGCGATTGGCCAAGTTCAAAGGCACGCTCGAGCGCGATCGCAAGAGATATTTCGTGGTGGATTCGAACCTCCACTTTCGTTTGTTCCCGTCGAAGGCTTCGCGCCTGCTCGTGCTCCGCGGTTCGGCCGCGGCGGTGCTGGTGGACCACACCGACCGCATCATCGAGATCGGCGCGGTGCACGCGCTGCCACGTGCCTTCCAAGGCGAAGAGCGGCAGTGGTATCGCGGCCTCGCCATGATCGACGAGCGCGTGGTGCCGGTGGTGGACCCGGCCGCATTCATGTCGAAAGCAGAGTTCACCGTGCTGCAAGCCGCAGTCGCGGGAGCTGAGGCCGCGGAATCTGCGCCCTCGAAAAAAGGCGCGACCGCATGACCACCGCGCGCGACAGCTCGTTCGTGC
This window contains:
- a CDS encoding CheB methylesterase domain-containing protein, which produces LAKQPPPPVMGSPAAMRGNGKFPVVVVAASTGGPQTLMNFVPRFPAGFAGAVILVQHMPGNFTSQFSTQLAEIAQIKVKEAEQGEMLQPGVLYVCPGSHHLRVTPTGRITLDDGPRISGYRPCADVTMETVAQFAGPMSIGVVLTGMGNDAARGVQTIKDLGGHVIAQDEATSVIFGMPAEAIKTGAVDQVVGIDNIFAALEKRVLYLFGAARVGAL
- a CDS encoding chemotaxis protein CheW, which translates into the protein MKRVEKKPAGKREAVILFAVGGYTLAIAAHAVEEIRNTGGLKPLPAGTATARLAKFKGTLERDRKRYFVVDSNLHFRLFPSKASRLLVLRGSAAAVLVDHTDRIIEIGAVHALPRAFQGEERQWYRGLAMIDERVVPVVDPAAFMSKAEFTVLQAAVAGAEAAESAPSKKGATA